A section of the Leptospira kobayashii genome encodes:
- a CDS encoding AAC(3) family N-acetyltransferase has protein sequence MKHSPASYDHEILTDIIRTWPGAVRSLNPGASTIAIGPLAKCPMIIFRKSRKVTSHPASHDSESSDNH, from the coding sequence CTGAAACATTCGCCTGCGTCTTACGATCACGAAATACTAACAGATATCATTCGAACTTGGCCGGGAGCCGTTCGCTCTCTCAATCCCGGTGCTTCTACGATTGCAATCGGACCTCTGGCAAAATGCCCGATGATTATTTTCCGCAAATCACGAAAAGTTACATCACATCCGGCTTCGCACGATTCCGAAAGTTCGGACAATCACTAA
- a CDS encoding LA_1737 family protein: MFNGLVFPYFIGFVFVFSNLISVSLEAETWKDLEKEKETEIYGSEKSLKFTSNNIFYEVEDWKDHYSVKAFGLYRYYDYPKSKSRTVFPFYYGIQSKIDNREYKRIINYTITKKNEDTDKAFYPFSFWGKGINSSYHNIVPFYFYSDSYDGSKFGFPILPLVYYQNRSREENSKKHYSRLLTFFHFETNDSGNLNRISFLPFFYYAHRDFLLIPIFLYYQDYYIENTKLWLGPVYYSKDVIKDESLFTIFPLLLFYKTPDKKLDLILPLYVNYSDEQNDYHINFLWYTKSNSANLDVSRKDKNWYLDYDFGILYNLFGFSQRTKIINAKQTIVNLKPNSKSDTPENPKLVKKREFNRESSDSFIGYSALFGIFSFERGDTKRHIRLLPFAWFTWDEASEDKVVLLPPFFPIWLSYKSDDLEYKVLFPFYGKQKDNDSEIHAFLINAYIGEEWKENHLKERSFVWPFINMYESDLGSGHRVLPFYLHRKRKIEDTIKKETYTFFSHSEVQEGKDFYSSDFFFWPLWISFQNILSQNQSNQKYWVTPFFYHKSNSSEERTNLLWFMDWGKSSALFSDGEGGRKKELSHLMVFPFYYEKKIFSIIPFSFNWWNSDSFKTFTLLQYLHLREKGHYYNFLFLVESEKTESTYTFRSLGDYLWSFRTNQEGIARTTFLWLGYDNQSSSKKIVNFFPLFRVADSSTDKSRMFGPFLYYNYDSEEENTELVLLGLGYYHNKTKSDNQYGTYILLGALYQEATEKDRGFKKRGSLWGWLWEYQIEEETGFEKFSILKIFSYTKETNGTRKFMGFSIE; encoded by the coding sequence ATGTTCAATGGTCTGGTGTTTCCGTATTTTATCGGATTTGTTTTTGTATTTTCCAATTTGATTTCCGTTTCTCTTGAGGCCGAAACCTGGAAGGATTTGGAGAAAGAAAAAGAAACTGAAATCTACGGAAGTGAAAAAAGTTTAAAATTCACTTCGAATAATATCTTTTATGAAGTGGAAGATTGGAAAGATCATTATTCCGTTAAAGCTTTTGGATTATATCGTTATTATGATTATCCTAAATCCAAATCAAGAACCGTTTTCCCTTTTTATTACGGCATTCAAAGTAAAATAGACAATCGTGAATACAAACGAATCATAAACTATACTATAACAAAAAAAAATGAAGATACCGATAAAGCTTTTTATCCTTTTTCGTTTTGGGGAAAAGGGATAAATTCATCTTATCATAATATAGTTCCTTTCTATTTTTATTCCGATTCGTATGACGGTAGCAAATTCGGTTTTCCAATATTACCTTTGGTATATTATCAGAACCGCAGCAGGGAAGAAAACAGTAAAAAACATTACTCCCGTTTGTTGACATTTTTTCATTTTGAAACAAATGATTCTGGAAATTTGAACCGGATTTCCTTTCTTCCTTTTTTCTATTATGCTCACCGCGACTTTTTACTGATTCCTATCTTTCTGTATTATCAGGATTATTATATTGAGAATACGAAACTATGGTTGGGTCCGGTTTATTATTCGAAAGACGTAATCAAAGATGAAAGTTTGTTTACCATATTTCCGCTATTGTTGTTTTACAAAACTCCTGACAAAAAACTGGATTTGATTCTCCCGCTTTATGTGAATTATTCGGACGAGCAGAACGACTATCACATCAATTTCTTATGGTACACGAAATCCAACTCTGCAAATCTGGATGTCAGCAGAAAGGATAAAAATTGGTATTTGGATTATGATTTCGGAATACTTTATAATTTATTCGGATTTTCGCAAAGAACCAAAATTATCAATGCGAAACAAACGATCGTAAATTTAAAGCCGAATTCAAAATCGGATACTCCCGAAAATCCGAAGTTGGTCAAGAAGAGAGAATTCAATCGGGAAAGTTCGGATAGTTTTATCGGCTATAGCGCGTTATTCGGTATTTTTTCTTTTGAAAGAGGAGATACCAAAAGGCATATCCGGCTTCTCCCTTTTGCCTGGTTCACTTGGGACGAAGCTTCCGAAGACAAGGTTGTGTTGCTTCCTCCTTTTTTTCCTATTTGGCTCAGTTATAAATCGGATGATTTGGAATATAAGGTTTTGTTTCCATTTTATGGAAAACAAAAGGACAATGATTCGGAGATTCATGCATTTTTGATCAATGCTTACATTGGTGAGGAATGGAAGGAAAACCATCTAAAAGAAAGATCTTTTGTATGGCCTTTCATCAATATGTATGAGTCTGATCTCGGTTCCGGTCATCGTGTGCTTCCTTTTTATCTCCATCGAAAGAGGAAGATCGAAGACACAATCAAAAAAGAAACTTATACTTTCTTCTCTCATTCCGAAGTTCAGGAAGGAAAAGATTTTTATTCTTCCGATTTTTTCTTTTGGCCTCTTTGGATATCCTTTCAGAACATTCTTTCCCAAAACCAGTCGAATCAAAAGTATTGGGTCACTCCTTTCTTTTATCACAAATCCAATTCTTCCGAAGAGAGAACCAATTTGTTGTGGTTTATGGATTGGGGAAAGAGTTCCGCTTTGTTCTCAGATGGAGAGGGCGGAAGAAAAAAGGAACTTTCACATTTGATGGTATTTCCTTTTTATTATGAGAAAAAAATTTTTTCCATCATTCCTTTTTCCTTCAATTGGTGGAATAGTGATAGTTTTAAAACATTTACACTACTTCAATATCTGCATCTCAGGGAAAAAGGCCATTATTATAATTTTTTGTTTTTGGTCGAATCGGAAAAAACCGAATCCACATATACATTCAGAAGTCTGGGAGATTATCTTTGGAGTTTTAGAACCAATCAGGAAGGAATTGCAAGGACTACTTTTCTTTGGTTAGGTTATGATAATCAATCTTCTTCCAAAAAGATTGTAAACTTTTTTCCTCTATTTCGTGTTGCGGATTCTTCTACGGACAAGTCCAGAATGTTCGGTCCGTTTTTATACTATAACTATGATTCGGAAGAAGAAAATACCGAATTGGTACTTCTCGGTTTGGGATATTACCATAATAAAACAAAATCCGACAACCAATACGGAACTTATATTCTGTTAGGTGCTCTGTACCAGGAAGCGACCGAAAAAGATCGAGGCTTCAAAAAAAGAGGAAGTCTTTGGGGATGGCTCTGGGAATATCAGATAGAAGAAGAGACCGGATTCGAAAAATTTTCCATTCTGAAGATATTTTCCTACACAAAGGAAACGAATGGAACAAGGAAGTTCATGGGATTTTCAATCGAATGA
- a CDS encoding helix-turn-helix domain-containing protein yields the protein MATKGLITFNSIGEYHKILNLPKPQHPLISIMKFTGTTMSPFFLENKFVYDFYTISIKKNIKGTIRYGRQNYDFSEGIMSLSATKQVFSFDESTDVSELSGWGLNFHADFIRNYNLAKQIKNYGFFSYETHEALHLSDKEETVIETIMKNIEQEYLTPIDMFSQDVMISHIELLLNYANRFYNRQFITRKHTKDDLLIRLEGLLKEYFDSNKMQQLGLPTVKYLSFQLNVSPNYLSDMLKTVTGQNTQQHIHSWVIERAKEKLTTTSLSVNEIAIQLGFEYPQYFSRLFKTKTKLTPMEFRNSFD from the coding sequence ATGGCGACAAAAGGACTGATTACATTCAATTCTATCGGTGAATATCATAAGATTTTGAATTTACCAAAACCGCAACACCCGTTGATATCCATTATGAAATTTACAGGGACTACCATGAGTCCCTTTTTTTTGGAAAACAAATTTGTTTACGATTTTTATACGATTTCGATCAAAAAAAATATCAAAGGCACCATTCGTTACGGGAGACAAAATTACGATTTCAGCGAAGGGATCATGAGTTTAAGTGCCACCAAACAAGTGTTCTCTTTCGATGAATCCACGGATGTTTCTGAACTATCAGGATGGGGCTTAAACTTTCATGCCGATTTTATTCGAAATTATAATCTGGCAAAACAGATCAAAAATTACGGTTTTTTTTCCTATGAAACTCACGAAGCACTGCATTTATCCGACAAAGAAGAAACGGTAATCGAAACGATTATGAAGAACATTGAACAGGAATATCTCACTCCGATTGATATGTTCAGTCAGGATGTGATGATTTCCCATATCGAACTTCTTCTCAATTATGCAAATCGGTTTTACAACAGACAGTTTATCACCCGCAAACATACCAAAGACGATCTACTCATTCGCCTGGAAGGTTTGTTAAAAGAATATTTCGATAGTAATAAGATGCAACAACTGGGACTGCCCACGGTCAAATATCTTTCTTTCCAATTGAATGTCTCTCCCAACTATCTAAGTGATATGTTAAAAACAGTCACAGGCCAAAATACGCAACAACACATTCATAGTTGGGTAATAGAAAGAGCAAAAGAAAAATTGACCACTACATCGTTGTCAGTGAATGAAATCGCAATTCAATTGGGATTCGAATATCCTCAATATTTCAGCAGGCTCTTCAAAACAAAAACAAAACTCACTCCGATGGAATTCAGAAATTCATTCGATTGA
- a CDS encoding aldo/keto reductase: MTNIRKINLGNQGLVVPIEGLGCMGMSKMGDMNIYGIADDTESIATIHRALELGVNFLDTADLYGPLKNERLIARAIKGNRNAYIIATKFGYEVDDKEQLTWQINGKPHYVKKAIERSLKNLGTDHVDLYYLHRLDPGTPIEDTVGAMSELVKEGKVRYIGLSEVSSATIKRAHKVHPLTAVQTEYSLFEREVESRGILATMRELGIGLVAYSPLSRGFLTGAIKSPDDFDANDFRKNIPRYQGDQFYKNIELVNEIQKLAAKKRITPSQVAIAWVLSKDIVAIPGTKRVKYVEENIAAANIGFTQDELDKLESIIPPGVSTGDRYDAGSMAALDR; this comes from the coding sequence ATGACAAACATTAGAAAAATCAATTTAGGAAACCAAGGCCTGGTAGTTCCAATAGAAGGGCTTGGTTGTATGGGAATGTCCAAGATGGGCGACATGAATATTTACGGTATCGCCGATGATACCGAATCCATTGCAACCATTCACCGTGCTTTGGAATTGGGAGTGAACTTTCTGGACACTGCCGATCTCTACGGTCCTTTGAAAAACGAAAGGTTAATCGCGAGAGCAATCAAAGGCAATAGAAATGCATATATCATAGCAACTAAGTTCGGTTATGAGGTGGACGACAAAGAGCAACTTACCTGGCAAATCAATGGCAAACCTCACTATGTAAAAAAGGCAATAGAACGTTCTTTGAAAAATCTCGGAACGGATCATGTTGATCTTTATTATCTTCATCGACTTGATCCGGGTACACCGATCGAAGACACGGTAGGTGCCATGTCGGAACTCGTCAAAGAAGGGAAAGTGCGTTACATCGGACTTTCGGAAGTTTCTTCCGCTACCATCAAACGTGCGCACAAAGTCCATCCGCTGACTGCAGTACAAACGGAATATTCTTTATTTGAAAGGGAAGTGGAAAGTAGAGGAATTTTAGCCACTATGCGGGAGTTGGGAATCGGACTTGTCGCCTATTCCCCGTTAAGCAGAGGATTTTTAACGGGAGCGATCAAATCTCCCGACGATTTTGACGCAAATGATTTCAGAAAAAACATCCCTCGTTACCAAGGAGATCAGTTTTATAAGAACATAGAATTGGTAAATGAAATCCAAAAATTAGCGGCAAAAAAAAGAATCACTCCTTCGCAAGTGGCAATCGCTTGGGTATTGTCAAAAGATATTGTTGCGATTCCCGGAACAAAACGAGTCAAATATGTGGAAGAAAATATTGCCGCGGCAAACATCGGTTTTACCCAAGACGAACTCGATAAATTGGAATCCATCATTCCGCCGGGAGTTTCGACGGGAGATCGTTATGATGCCGGTTCAATGGCGGCACTGGACAGATAA
- a CDS encoding SDR family NAD(P)-dependent oxidoreductase — translation MNQDSLKRSKVAQDTVVVTGAGSGIGYAISERLVSDGYKVYGTAIHKEEADRLQKEFGASFFPIIVDIREEKTIQAAIATITHRNGEEPVEAVINVAGIVQNGPLCDVSSDEFKNILSVNVVGMHNISRAFLPFLMRAKSPRIINISSTGGQRTLPFNGAYSASKFAVEALSSAMRMEYHCLGIKVVVVAPSMVKTPMTNKIQEDLKKDPSLTIYKKPMLRFLKRAEQVFQNGPSVQLVVDQVIHALTKKNPKDRYVIYQSWWRDYLLMKILPVRKREEIFRKVIGL, via the coding sequence TTGAATCAAGACAGTTTGAAAAGAAGTAAGGTTGCCCAAGATACCGTAGTAGTTACCGGGGCGGGTTCAGGAATAGGATACGCGATTTCGGAAAGACTCGTAAGTGACGGATATAAAGTCTATGGAACCGCAATTCATAAGGAAGAAGCCGATAGACTGCAAAAAGAATTCGGTGCATCTTTTTTTCCCATCATTGTGGATATCAGAGAAGAAAAAACGATACAAGCAGCGATTGCAACAATCACTCATCGGAACGGAGAAGAGCCGGTGGAAGCAGTCATTAATGTTGCAGGTATCGTTCAAAACGGACCTTTATGCGATGTAAGTTCGGATGAATTTAAAAATATTTTAAGTGTCAATGTAGTCGGGATGCACAACATATCCAGAGCCTTTCTCCCTTTTTTGATGCGGGCAAAGTCGCCTAGAATCATCAATATCAGCTCGACCGGAGGCCAAAGAACCCTACCGTTTAACGGTGCATATTCGGCGAGTAAGTTCGCAGTTGAAGCTTTATCTTCCGCTATGCGGATGGAATACCATTGCCTCGGAATCAAGGTCGTGGTAGTTGCGCCTTCGATGGTAAAAACTCCGATGACAAACAAGATCCAAGAAGATCTTAAGAAAGATCCGTCTTTGACTATTTATAAAAAACCAATGTTGCGATTTTTGAAAAGAGCCGAACAAGTCTTTCAGAACGGGCCATCGGTACAGCTTGTAGTAGACCAAGTCATCCATGCTTTAACTAAAAAAAATCCTAAAGACAGATATGTTATTTACCAAAGTTGGTGGCGGGATTATCTTTTGATGAAAATTTTACCTGTCCGAAAACGAGAGGAAATCTTTCGCAAAGTGATTGGATTATAG
- a CDS encoding nucleotidyl transferase AbiEii/AbiGii toxin family protein, which translates to MILVSLNTREGKEKKELDGLKIYVYPINLIIIEKLRAICQQNTKYSDIIESHTRRPRPRDFYDIYKLSSKYNVHIDDENFQILKQVFAIKEVPLSLLGDLEVDRAFHLSDYNSLRDSVLIKAELQEFDFYFNYVRDMIQPLLDRTTST; encoded by the coding sequence TTGATATTAGTAAGTTTGAATACACGGGAAGGAAAAGAGAAAAAAGAATTGGATGGACTGAAAATTTATGTTTATCCGATCAACTTGATCATTATTGAAAAATTAAGAGCGATCTGCCAACAAAATACAAAGTATTCGGACATAATCGAATCACATACCCGCCGGCCCAGGCCCAGAGATTTCTATGATATTTATAAATTAAGTTCCAAATATAATGTTCATATTGATGATGAAAATTTTCAAATTTTAAAACAAGTATTTGCAATTAAAGAAGTGCCTTTATCTCTTTTAGGTGACCTAGAGGTAGACAGAGCGTTCCATCTTTCTGATTATAATAGTTTAAGAGATTCTGTCTTAATCAAGGCAGAATTACAAGAGTTTGATTTTTATTTTAATTACGTTCGAGATATGATTCAACCTCTTTTGGATAGAACAACTTCCACTTAG
- a CDS encoding type I restriction endonuclease subunit R → MIDFTKPIAESKNFIILDKYIREWQTQESYQSEADLERELIQDLQNQGYQFLPGMNTPEKMLINVREQLQALNKMQFSNVEWTRFVEEYLDKPNDSNVDKARKVHVDFIYDFVFDDGHIQNIYLLDKKNITRNQLQVIKQFEQTGSNANRYDVTILVNGLPLVQIELKKRGVAIREAFNQVHRYSKESFNSEHSLYKYLQLFVISNGTDSRYFANTTKRNKNSFDFTMNWAKADNSLIKDLKDFTATFFQKNTLLNVLLNYSVFDASDTLLVMRPYQIAATERILWKIKSSRTAKDWSTPEGGGFIWHTTGSGKTLTSFKAARLATELPSIDKVFFVVDRKDLDYQTMKEYQRFAPDSVNGSDSTAGLKLNLEKADNKIIVTTIQKLNHLMKSESDLSIYEKQVVFIFDECHRSQFGEAQKNLKKKFKKYYQFGFTGTPIFPQNAMGAETTASVFGTELHSYVITDAIRDEKVLKFKVDYNDVRPQFKAIEGEQDAQKLSTAENRQALLHPDRIQEISKYILNHFRQKTHRLLASSKGFNAMFAVSSIDAAKAYYETFKQLQNNNDKPLKVATIFSFAANEEQIAVGEISDESFEVSAMNQSSKEFLTSVIDDYNQLFKTNFGLDSNGFQNYYRDLAKRVISQEIDLLIVVGMFLTGFDAPALNTLFVDKNLRYHGLLQAYSRTNRIFDATKTFGNIVTFRDLEEATKAAITLFGDKNTKNVVLEKSYKEYMEGFTDLVTGEARRGYKDVVADLQKQFPNPDAIEKESDKKAFVKLFGEYLRVEHILQNYDEFASLKALQTIELENPEVVEAFKAKHYLNDEDITKLQTIEIPAERKIQDYRSTYNDIRDWLRREKSSSEKEKSSIDWDDVVFEVDLLKSQEINLDYILELIFENKKKVKNKVTLIEDVRRVIRASIGNRAKESLLVDFINQTDLEKIGDKASIIEAFFAFAQIEQKREADDLIITEKLNEDAAKRYILTSLKREYASDSGTELNAILPKMSPLNPDYLKIKQNVFQKISAFVEKFKGVGGQI, encoded by the coding sequence ATGATTGATTTTACAAAACCAATAGCAGAATCAAAAAATTTTATCATTTTAGATAAATATATAAGGGAATGGCAAACGCAGGAAAGCTATCAAAGCGAAGCCGATCTCGAGCGTGAACTCATTCAAGATTTGCAAAACCAAGGTTATCAATTCCTACCTGGAATGAACACACCGGAGAAGATGTTGATCAATGTGCGCGAACAGTTGCAGGCACTCAATAAAATGCAGTTCTCAAACGTTGAGTGGACACGCTTCGTCGAGGAATATTTGGATAAACCAAATGATAGTAATGTGGATAAAGCACGTAAAGTGCATGTTGATTTTATCTATGACTTTGTATTTGATGATGGCCATATTCAAAACATCTATCTATTAGATAAAAAAAATATCACACGCAATCAGTTGCAGGTAATCAAACAATTTGAACAAACTGGTTCCAATGCAAACCGCTATGATGTTACGATTCTAGTAAATGGATTGCCTTTAGTTCAAATCGAATTGAAAAAACGGGGAGTTGCCATTCGGGAAGCTTTCAATCAGGTACACCGCTACAGCAAAGAAAGTTTTAACAGCGAACATTCATTATACAAATACTTACAATTGTTTGTCATATCAAATGGTACGGACAGCCGTTATTTTGCCAATACCACAAAACGAAACAAAAACAGTTTTGATTTTACAATGAATTGGGCAAAAGCCGACAACAGCCTCATCAAAGACTTAAAAGATTTCACTGCCACTTTTTTCCAAAAAAACACTCTACTGAATGTGCTTCTCAACTATTCGGTGTTTGATGCAAGTGATACTTTACTTGTAATGCGTCCTTACCAGATTGCGGCCACAGAGCGCATTTTGTGGAAGATTAAGAGTTCACGCACAGCCAAAGACTGGAGTACACCTGAAGGTGGTGGTTTTATCTGGCACACAACAGGATCAGGAAAAACTCTCACTAGTTTTAAAGCAGCACGTTTAGCTACTGAGCTTCCATCCATCGATAAGGTGTTTTTTGTGGTAGATCGAAAAGATTTGGATTACCAAACAATGAAGGAGTATCAACGATTTGCTCCAGATAGTGTCAATGGCTCCGATAGCACAGCGGGATTAAAACTTAACCTCGAGAAAGCTGACAATAAAATCATTGTTACGACTATCCAAAAGTTGAATCACTTGATGAAGAGTGAATCCGACTTATCAATTTACGAGAAACAAGTGGTTTTTATTTTTGATGAATGCCACCGCTCGCAGTTTGGCGAAGCACAGAAAAATTTAAAGAAAAAGTTTAAAAAATATTATCAGTTTGGTTTTACTGGAACACCTATTTTTCCACAAAACGCAATGGGCGCTGAAACAACAGCTAGCGTATTTGGTACTGAGCTACATTCCTACGTGATCACTGATGCCATTCGTGATGAAAAAGTATTGAAATTCAAAGTAGACTATAACGATGTGCGCCCCCAGTTTAAAGCAATTGAAGGCGAACAAGATGCTCAAAAGCTATCAACAGCCGAAAACAGACAGGCCTTATTACACCCTGATCGCATACAAGAAATATCGAAGTATATACTAAACCATTTTCGTCAAAAAACACATCGTTTGTTAGCTAGCTCTAAAGGATTTAATGCCATGTTTGCTGTGAGTAGTATTGATGCTGCAAAAGCCTACTATGAAACCTTTAAACAATTACAAAATAACAATGATAAACCCCTAAAAGTTGCTACAATCTTTTCTTTTGCTGCCAATGAAGAACAAATTGCAGTGGGGGAAATTTCGGATGAAAGTTTTGAAGTTTCTGCGATGAACCAGAGTTCGAAAGAATTCTTAACATCAGTAATCGATGACTATAATCAATTGTTCAAAACTAATTTTGGATTAGATAGTAATGGATTCCAAAACTATTATCGTGATCTTGCAAAACGTGTTATCAGTCAGGAAATAGATCTACTCATTGTCGTGGGGATGTTTCTGACAGGCTTTGATGCACCAGCACTAAATACTTTATTTGTTGATAAGAATTTGCGTTACCACGGCTTACTACAAGCGTATTCACGAACCAATCGAATCTTTGATGCTACCAAAACATTCGGTAATATTGTTACCTTTCGAGATTTAGAGGAAGCAACGAAAGCTGCCATTACATTATTTGGTGATAAAAATACTAAAAATGTGGTTTTGGAGAAAAGCTATAAAGAATATATGGAAGGCTTTACAGATTTGGTAACTGGTGAAGCTAGACGCGGTTATAAAGATGTAGTAGCTGACTTGCAGAAGCAATTTCCTAATCCTGATGCAATTGAAAAAGAATCCGACAAGAAGGCTTTCGTAAAACTATTTGGTGAATATCTACGAGTAGAACATATTCTACAAAACTACGATGAATTCGCAAGCCTAAAGGCATTGCAAACAATCGAGCTCGAAAATCCAGAAGTAGTCGAAGCTTTTAAAGCAAAACATTATTTAAACGATGAAGATATCACAAAATTGCAAACAATCGAGATTCCTGCTGAACGAAAAATTCAGGATTATCGTTCCACATATAATGATATTCGCGATTGGCTCCGTCGTGAAAAATCAAGTTCAGAAAAAGAAAAATCTTCTATTGATTGGGATGATGTAGTATTTGAAGTTGACCTTCTTAAGTCACAAGAGATTAACCTGGATTATATTCTAGAATTGATTTTTGAAAATAAAAAAAAGGTAAAAAACAAAGTAACACTCATCGAAGATGTACGTCGGGTGATTCGTGCAAGTATAGGGAACCGTGCAAAAGAAAGTTTGTTAGTTGATTTTATCAACCAAACTGACCTCGAAAAAATAGGTGATAAAGCTAGTATCATTGAAGCTTTTTTCGCCTTTGCTCAGATAGAACAAAAACGGGAAGCAGATGACTTAATTATTACTGAAAAATTAAATGAGGACGCTGCTAAACGATACATTCTTACTTCATTAAAAAGGGAATACGCAAGCGACAGTGGTACCGAGTTAAATGCAATTCTACCTAAGATGAGTCCCCTGAACCCAGATTACCTAAAAATAAAACAAAATGTTTTTCAAAAAATTTCAGCGTTTGTTGAAAAGTTTAAAGGCGTCGGTGGACAAATTTGA
- a CDS encoding anticodon nuclease: MGHTLAEIAQQLIDSNKKVQLIYAFNGVGKTRLSREFKQFIAPKTETEEDESDSTEPWLAREKILYYSAFTEDLFYWDNDLELDSVPKLKIQPNSFTDWILIEQGQDQNIITNFQRFTNNKLTPKFNEEYTIHDKDNQPITVKAFSEVTFSIQRGDDEGSGNIKISKGEESNFVWSIFYTMLEQIIGVLKENEASGIESGDFTNLKYVFIDDPVSSLDENHLIELGVNVAELIKSSNQNLKFLITTHSPLFFNVLYSELSTKSSYMLEQLEDGNFSLVKKDGDSNKSFSYHLYLKKTLEEAINQRAIQKYHFMLLRNLYEKTAMFLGYPQWKDLLPNEKESYYNRIIHFNSHRKLSNEEVKEPTEPEKQMVVFLLKHLIENSRYWQEETQND, encoded by the coding sequence ATGGGTCATACTCTTGCTGAAATTGCGCAGCAGTTAATTGATTCCAACAAGAAGGTACAGTTGATTTATGCATTTAATGGCGTAGGAAAGACACGTTTATCAAGAGAGTTTAAGCAATTCATCGCGCCGAAAACAGAGACTGAGGAAGATGAAAGTGACAGCACGGAACCGTGGTTAGCAAGAGAAAAGATTCTCTATTACAGTGCATTCACTGAGGATTTGTTTTACTGGGACAACGATTTGGAATTAGATTCTGTGCCGAAATTAAAGATTCAGCCCAATTCATTTACGGACTGGATCCTGATTGAACAAGGACAGGATCAGAATATCATTACAAATTTCCAGCGCTTTACCAATAACAAGTTAACACCAAAGTTTAATGAAGAATATACGATCCATGACAAAGATAATCAACCGATTACCGTAAAAGCTTTTTCCGAAGTGACTTTTTCGATACAACGTGGTGATGACGAAGGTTCGGGAAACATCAAAATTTCCAAAGGAGAAGAAAGTAATTTTGTTTGGAGCATATTTTATACAATGCTTGAGCAAATTATCGGTGTGTTAAAAGAAAATGAAGCAAGTGGAATAGAATCTGGTGATTTCACCAATTTGAAATATGTTTTTATCGATGATCCTGTAAGCTCGTTAGATGAAAATCATTTGATAGAGCTGGGTGTCAATGTAGCTGAGCTAATAAAATCAAGTAATCAAAATTTGAAATTTTTAATAACCACACACTCCCCTTTATTCTTCAATGTGCTCTACAGTGAACTTAGCACGAAATCTAGTTATATGCTAGAACAGCTGGAAGATGGTAATTTTTCTCTAGTTAAAAAAGATGGTGATTCAAATAAAAGTTTTTCATATCATTTGTATTTAAAAAAGACTCTTGAAGAAGCTATTAATCAAAGGGCGATTCAGAAGTATCATTTTATGTTACTTCGAAATCTTTACGAAAAAACTGCCATGTTTTTAGGTTACCCGCAATGGAAAGATCTATTACCTAATGAAAAAGAATCCTATTATAATCGAATAATACATTTCAATAGTCATAGAAAATTATCGAATGAAGAAGTTAAAGAACCTACTGAGCCAGAAAAGCAAATGGTTGTGTTTTTACTTAAACATTTGATAGAAAACTCTCGTTATTGGCAAGAGGAAACGCAAAATGATTGA